A single window of Nocardioides baekrokdamisoli DNA harbors:
- the lepB gene encoding signal peptidase I, protein MTRKRWLLGIGAVGAVVVLGLGGILWTFHRMHLPGVSMYPTIKPGEHFWVERVNGDHFSYSPKRLDIVVFNTPSGWSYSSDSGQLMKRVIGMPGETIVCCDKSTGELIINGTAMPEPFLAPRAGVPDAAVLPTFCDGPEAYGDSPKACSEGWKVTVPAGELFVMGDNRSTSADSAFHMCAPSRAVQAQCSDLVFVPIADVVGVVVR, encoded by the coding sequence ATGACTCGGAAGAGGTGGTTGCTCGGGATTGGTGCCGTCGGTGCGGTGGTGGTGCTTGGCCTCGGTGGCATCTTGTGGACCTTCCACCGGATGCACCTGCCGGGGGTATCGATGTATCCGACGATCAAGCCCGGTGAACACTTCTGGGTCGAGCGTGTCAACGGCGACCATTTTTCGTACTCGCCGAAGCGCCTGGACATCGTGGTATTCAATACTCCCAGCGGCTGGAGTTACAGCTCGGACTCCGGCCAACTCATGAAGCGTGTCATCGGGATGCCTGGCGAGACGATCGTGTGCTGCGACAAGTCCACTGGTGAACTGATCATCAACGGAACCGCGATGCCCGAGCCCTTCCTTGCCCCGCGCGCAGGCGTTCCGGACGCGGCTGTGCTCCCCACGTTCTGTGATGGTCCAGAGGCTTACGGGGATAGCCCGAAGGCGTGTTCAGAGGGCTGGAAAGTGACCGTGCCCGCCGGGGAACTCTTCGTGATGGGAGACAACCGCTCGACCAGTGCCGACTCGGCGTTCCACATGTGCGCGCCCAGTCGGGCGGTACAGGCGCAATGCTCTGACCTAGTGTTCGTACCGATCGCCGACGTCGTCGGGGTCGTCGTGCGCTGA
- a CDS encoding IS110 family RNA-guided transposase: MDAVNIGVDPHKLSATIEVVDHHGHRLGGGRYATDTDGYRLMRKYVAQWPDRVWAVEGANGAGRPLAQRLLAAGESVVDVPAKLAARVRLFDTGHNRKTDATDAHSIAAVAVHTKGLRVLAVDEGLEVIRMLADRRDELSHLRVQTVNRIQRLLSELLPGQRKRDLSADQAKALLATVKPRDLAGRMRRRITAEEIADLVVLDRKLKKINTELKVAVLERGSHLMDIHGIGPAGAARILADVGDVVRFADRNRFASWTGTAPLDASSGEQIRHRLSRAGNRRMNHVIHIAAIVQIRRDTEGRAYYRRKLAAGKTPMEALRCLKRRISDVIYRQLVADAREAGPGGHCGASDISSAVDLPPHIDTSDQPLPGPVPTTLRPAGAVEQRHHPAAS; this comes from the coding sequence ATGGATGCAGTGAACATTGGGGTCGATCCCCACAAACTCTCGGCCACGATCGAGGTCGTCGACCACCACGGTCACCGACTTGGCGGCGGCCGATATGCCACCGACACCGACGGGTACCGGCTGATGCGGAAGTACGTGGCGCAGTGGCCTGATCGGGTGTGGGCGGTTGAGGGTGCCAACGGTGCCGGCCGACCGCTGGCCCAACGGTTGCTCGCCGCTGGCGAGTCCGTGGTCGATGTTCCGGCCAAGCTCGCCGCCCGGGTGAGGTTGTTCGATACCGGCCACAACCGGAAGACCGACGCGACCGATGCGCATTCGATCGCCGCGGTCGCAGTCCACACCAAAGGTCTACGTGTGCTGGCGGTCGATGAGGGACTGGAGGTGATCCGGATGCTCGCCGATCGTCGTGATGAGCTTTCGCATCTGCGGGTTCAGACCGTGAACCGGATCCAACGCCTGCTCAGTGAATTGCTGCCTGGCCAGCGCAAACGTGACCTGTCAGCCGATCAAGCCAAGGCCCTGCTCGCGACAGTGAAGCCCCGGGATCTGGCTGGGAGGATGCGTCGCCGGATCACCGCTGAGGAGATCGCCGACCTTGTCGTCCTGGACCGGAAGTTGAAGAAGATCAACACCGAGCTGAAAGTTGCAGTCCTCGAACGCGGATCGCACCTGATGGACATTCACGGCATCGGCCCAGCGGGCGCAGCCAGGATCTTGGCCGATGTCGGCGATGTTGTCCGGTTCGCTGACCGGAACAGGTTCGCCTCCTGGACCGGCACCGCACCGTTGGATGCCTCATCTGGTGAGCAGATCCGACACCGGTTATCGCGGGCCGGGAACCGGCGGATGAACCACGTCATCCACATCGCCGCGATCGTCCAGATCCGGCGTGACACCGAAGGCCGGGCCTACTACCGACGCAAACTCGCGGCCGGGAAGACCCCGATGGAAGCACTGCGGTGTTTGAAGCGACGCATCTCGGATGTGATCTATCGCCAACTCGTGGCCGACGCACGTGAAGCGGGTCCGGGAGGGCACTGCGGGGCGTCTGACATATCCAGCGCGGTCGACCTGCCCCCGCACATCGACACTTCGGATCAGCCACTTCCCGGACCCGTGCCCACCACGCTACGCCCCGCTGGCGCCGTCGAACAGAGGCACCATCCAGCCGCCTCTTGA